GTGCGCCACCTGGCGGGTGCGCAGCCGGCCCTGTACCACGGCGACCATGCGAACCCGCGCGCGCCGCGCGTGCGGTCCTTGAAGGAAGAGGTGTCGCGGGTCGTGCGCGCCCGCGTCGTCAACCCCAAGTGGATCGCCGGCGCCCGACGCCACGGCTACAAGGGCGCGTTCGAGATGGCCGCCACCGTCGACTACCTCTTCGGCTTCGACGCCACCACGCGCGTGGTGGGCGACCACCAGTACGCGATGGTGGCCGACGCCTACGTGATCGACGCGGCGAACCGCGCGTTCCTGCAACGCCACAACCCGCGCGCGCTCGGCGACATCCTCGACCGCCTGCTCGAAGCCATGCAGCGCGGCCTGTGGCAACACCCCGGCGCGCACCGCGAGGCGATCGAATCGCTGCGGCTCGCCCACGACAACGACCAGGAAGGACCCTCCTCATGACCCCCGCGCCCCTGCCGCCGGTGTTCCCGTTCTCCGCACTGGCCGGCCAGCCCGCGCTGCGGCTCGCGCTGCTGCTCGTCGCGATCGACCCGGGCATCGGCGGGGTGCTCGTCGAGGGACCGCGCGGCACGGCCAAGTCCACCGCCGCACGCGCGCTCGCCGAACTGCTGCCCGGCTCGGCCTTCGTGCCGCTGCCACTCGGCGCGAGCCTCGAGCACCTCGTGGGCACGCTGGACCTGGACGAGGCCCTCGCCGGCCATGCCGTGCGCTTCCGGCCGGGCCTGCTCGCGCGGGCCAACGGCGGCGTGCTGTACGTCGACGAGGTCAACCTGCTGCCCGACCTGCTCGTCGACGCACTGCTCGACGCCGCGGCGAGCGGCCTGCACGTGGTGGAGCGCGACGGTGTCTCGCAGGCGCACGCGGCCCGCTTCGCGCTCATCGGCACGATGAACCCGGAGGAAGGTGCGCTGCGGCCGCAACTGCTCGACCGGTTCGGGCTCGACGTGGTCCTCGACAACCTCACCGACCCGGCCGTGCGCGAGGCCGCGGTGC
This genomic stretch from Piscinibacter gummiphilus harbors:
- a CDS encoding ATP-binding protein, which codes for MTPAPLPPVFPFSALAGQPALRLALLLVAIDPGIGGVLVEGPRGTAKSTAARALAELLPGSAFVPLPLGASLEHLVGTLDLDEALAGHAVRFRPGLLARANGGVLYVDEVNLLPDLLVDALLDAAASGLHVVERDGVSQAHAARFALIGTMNPEEGALRPQLLDRFGLDVVLDNLTDPAVREAAVRDRLAFDTDPVAFRARHDAARRDLTERLARARERAPRLDSGDAVFAHATGLCLAARVDGLRADLVLLRAARALAAWEEAPSVSPAHVDQVAELVLRHRRHPDVAAAPPPSSEAAVPRPAADDTPWGEMPPEPVGLTPVKPLRPLAGAPTAKKA